The stretch of DNA ATATTGGAAGGGGAGACGCCGCGCATGCTGGAACAAAAACTTCTGGCGTACTTGCCTGGCAAGGAAAAAGCTGAATTCGCCGAAGCCGAAGAGGAAGTGGCAGTATGAGCCGTAAGCGCAAGCGCAAAAAGCATGAAGAACATGTGGATGAATCCTGGCTGCTTCCGTATGCCGATCTTCTGACCCTGCTGCTGGCGCTGTTCATCGTCCTTTTTGCAAGCAGCTCGATTGATGCGCAGAAGTTCAATCAGATTTCTGATACTTTCAGCAGTATCGTTCATGGCGGTGAAGGGTTATTGGATTCCAATACGAACATGACACCGGAAAATGAAACGAGCTCTGCTGTGAGCGATCAAAATGATGAGGAAGAAAAGAAAGAAGCTGCGGAGGATACAGAAAAAGAGAAGGATAGCGAAGCTGACTTGGAAGCAGCGGAGAGGGAAGAACTGAAGAAAATCCAGAAGAAAATCGAGACCTATATCGAGGATAAGGATCTTAGTGATAAGTTCTCGACCGATTTGACGGACGAGGGCTTGCTGCTGACGATCAATGATAATGTCCTGTTCAACTCCGGAAGCAGCGAGGTCAGTGTCAAGGATGAGGAGATTGCAAAAGAGATTTCCGACTTACTTGTCATGGATCCGCCCCGGGAAGTGATCATCAGCGGACATACCGATAACGTACCGATCAGCACGTCATCGTATAACTCCAACTGGGAGCTCAGCGTGATGAGGTCTGTCAACTTCATGAAGCTGGTATTGGAGAATGATAAGCTTGATCCGCGCTGGTTCAGCGCCAAAGGGTACGGAGAGTACAAGCCGATAGCATCGAATGATACAGCAGAAGGCAGGGAGAAGAACCGCCGAGTCGAAGTCTTGATTCTGCCGAGAACTGCTAAAACCGAATGACAGCCCGTATAGGGCTGTCGTTTTTTATGGATGAAATGAAACTGCTTACAAAAGAATAGGGAAATAAGGTAGGATTGAGTTAGGGGAATTTGTGAAATACTAGCTATAAGCAGGAAAGAACGGAGGAAAAAGCATGATTACAAAAGAAACGCTACCAGAGCCGGTGGCTGCTGCATCCGAGCGCAGCCGCCAACAGGACGATGAACGGATTGACGTTTGTCCTGCAGTCTGCAAGGACAGCCAGATACCAATCCATTATTATTTCACGTTCATGCCAAGCAACGAGCATTTGCTTGTAGCAGAGGACGGCAGGATACCTGCACAGGACGAAGTGGAAGAACTGGCAGCCCGTTATTATCGGTATATGACCAGCGTCCAGATGATACGGAGACTGACTTCCGATAATGGCGTCAAATTGACGGATAATCGCTATCACTCTTTTCGTCAGCTGCTGGAGGCTGTTGAAAAGAACGTCATGCATCTGGCAACGGATATCATTCAGCAAGCATTTGCCAGATTCTTTGAGCTTCTGGATACGATTCGGCAGGAACAGCAGACCATATTGAAGCATACAGCCGAAGCGGAAAAACTGCTGGATGAGACGATCGGCAAGGGTACATTCACGACGGCAGAACAAGAATTGATGGAACAGCATCTAAACAAAGTCGTACAGGCGCAGTATGCGATTGCGCAGAAGAAAGAGGAGACGACAGCAAGCCAGGCAGAAGTATTTGAATTCTTCAAAGAAGAGATGTGGCTTGATCTCAAACTGATGTTTTATTATGTAAGGCTGCGGGTCCTGAAAAGGGAGCTATGGAGCGATGAAGAGGCGTACATGCAAAATCCTGGCCATGCGGCATTGCTGCCGGATGGCCAGGATGAGCAATTCAAGGCATTCATCAAACAAAAATTGCGTAATGAAAAGAAAATATTAGCCTAGAGATACAGCTTTTGGCTCGCGTTTATCAAACTGATATATATGGGTGAAACCGCATTGCTTCGCTATTTGCTGTGCCTCTTTTATACCGGCGCCGACTGTCTCGGCCTTATGGGAATCGGAGCCAAGTGTCAGGATCTGTCCGCCTAAATCACGGTAAAGCGATACAATTTGCGGTGTCGGAAGAGCTTCTCCAAGGGTACTCCGGAGGCCCGATGTGTTGATTTCGATACCGATACCGCGCTGTATCGCTTTTTCCAATATAGCGGCAATCTGGTCCTTATACTGCTCAAATACATAAACCTCATGCCCTTCCTGGACAGCATACCGCTTCATCAAATCGATATGTGCGAGTACGTCGATATCCGCATCAGAAACAAGCTTGTACATTTCCGCGAAGTAGTCATCATAGAAGGTATCCCGATTCGCACGCAAATGCAGCCTCAGTTTTTGGTTGTTGATATTATGCACAGACCCCATGATGAAATCAAATGGAATGGGGCTAAGCTCTTTCTCGTATACATCCATCATCAAATGCGGCTCGCATAATTCAATCCCCATCTTGATGGTCAATTGATCACCGTAGGATTCCTGGGAATCCCTGATATCCTGCTGATATTTAGCGAAATCCATATGCCCGTAGGTCGGTGCATCCGGATTTACGGAAAAATGCTCGGTGAAACAAATTTCTTTGATTCCCTTGCTGATCGCCTGTTCGCACACATCCTGCATGACAGCTTTGGAATCGATTGAGTTATTCGTGTGATGATGGTAATCCA from Terribacillus sp. FSL K6-0262 encodes:
- the motB gene encoding flagellar motor protein MotB, which encodes MSRKRKRKKHEEHVDESWLLPYADLLTLLLALFIVLFASSSIDAQKFNQISDTFSSIVHGGEGLLDSNTNMTPENETSSAVSDQNDEEEKKEAAEDTEKEKDSEADLEAAEREELKKIQKKIETYIEDKDLSDKFSTDLTDEGLLLTINDNVLFNSGSSEVSVKDEEIAKEISDLLVMDPPREVIISGHTDNVPISTSSYNSNWELSVMRSVNFMKLVLENDKLDPRWFSAKGYGEYKPIASNDTAEGREKNRRVEVLILPRTAKTE
- a CDS encoding histidinol-phosphatase HisJ family protein; the encoded protein is MFETERRQIRDMYMDYHHHTNNSIDSKAVMQDVCEQAISKGIKEICFTEHFSVNPDAPTYGHMDFAKYQQDIRDSQESYGDQLTIKMGIELCEPHLMMDVYEKELSPIPFDFIMGSVHNINNQKLRLHLRANRDTFYDDYFAEMYKLVSDADIDVLAHIDLMKRYAVQEGHEVYVFEQYKDQIAAILEKAIQRGIGIEINTSGLRSTLGEALPTPQIVSLYRDLGGQILTLGSDSHKAETVGAGIKEAQQIAKQCGFTHIYQFDKREPKAVSLG